A window of Candidatus Sulfotelmatobacter sp. genomic DNA:
CGCGGCGCGACGATCCAGCCCAGCCGCAGCGAGGGCGCGATCGTCTTCGAGAACGACGAGAGGTAGATGACCGACTCCGCGTCGCGCGCGCGCAGCGGCGGCAGCGCGGGCTGCGCCAGCTCGCCGTACGGATCGTCTTCGACCAGCGGCACGCCGTAGCGTTTGGCCAGCGTGACCAGCCGGTCGCGACGGTCGGCGTTCATCGTCACGCCGGTCGGGTTGTGCAGCGCCGGCATCGTGTAGATGAAGCGCGGCCGCCGCGTGCGCAGGATCGCCTCGACGTGGTCGACGCGCATGCCGTCCTCGTCGACCGGGACGGAGATCGCGCGCAAGCCGGCGATCTGGAAGATCTGCAGCGCCCCCGGATAGGTCGGCGCCTCGACGACGATCTCGTCGCCCGGCTCGGCCAGCGATTGCGCGACCAGCGTGATCCCTTGCGTCGAGCCGGTCAGCATCAGCACGTCGCGCGGGTCGACCGCGCAGCCGCGCTCGCGCATGCGCAGCGCGATCGCCTCGCGCAGCGGGCCGTAGCCCTCCGAGTCGCCGTAGGTCAGCACGAAGTTGACGTCGCCGCCGACCCGCGCGAACGAGCGCGCGAGATCGGCCAGCGGCGAGGGGTCCGCCGGCGGCACGCCTTGCACGAAGGCGATCAGGTCGCCGTGCTCGATCGCGGCCAACTCGCCCAGGACGGCCGGAAACTGGCCGACCCGCCAGGGCGGCAGGGTCACCCACCACGGCACCGTCGCGGCCGACCGGTCGGGCTGACCGGTGCGCAGCGTCGAGGCCACCCGCGAGCCCGAGCCGACGCGCTGCTCGATGAGGCCGTCGGCGGCCAGGTCGCGGTAGGCGTGCACGATGGTCGAACGGTTGACGTCCAGTCGCTCGGCGAGCGTCCGCTCGGGCGGCAGCCGGGTCCCCTCCGGCAGCGCGCCGGCCAAGATCTGCTCCCGCAAGCGCTCGTAGATCTGGCGGTAGATCGGGACGATGCTGCCACGATCCAAGTCGAGCGAGAATTCCGACCATCCGGTCCGCATGAGCGGTCCATTCGCCATGTGGCTCCG
This region includes:
- a CDS encoding PLP-dependent aminotransferase family protein; protein product: MRTGWSEFSLDLDRGSIVPIYRQIYERLREQILAGALPEGTRLPPERTLAERLDVNRSTIVHAYRDLAADGLIEQRVGSGSRVASTLRTGQPDRSAATVPWWVTLPPWRVGQFPAVLGELAAIEHGDLIAFVQGVPPADPSPLADLARSFARVGGDVNFVLTYGDSEGYGPLREAIALRMRERGCAVDPRDVLMLTGSTQGITLVAQSLAEPGDEIVVEAPTYPGALQIFQIAGLRAISVPVDEDGMRVDHVEAILRTRRPRFIYTMPALHNPTGVTMNADRRDRLVTLAKRYGVPLVEDDPYGELAQPALPPLRARDAESVIYLSSFSKTIAPSLRLGWIVAPRTIYERLLLRKQSYDMASSMYIQAGVHDYLQSGYEAHVAGLREELVARRALAYAAIERHWPAGMRVSREGGGYYLWATAPREIRARVLLANAERLGVSFLFGEAFYAQSGGDHNFRLAITPVSRPQIEEGIRRIGEAAR